A region from the Lolium perenne isolate Kyuss_39 chromosome 4, Kyuss_2.0, whole genome shotgun sequence genome encodes:
- the LOC127294935 gene encoding receptor-like protein kinase FERONIA gives MRGAPRCALLLLLLSAAALLPAALAQGGGSNSTAPAPAGTPFVPRDDILLDCGATGTGNDTDGRRWDGDAVSKYAPGNLGSATAAAQDPSVPQTPYLTARLSSAPFTYSFPLAPGRKFLRLHFYPTNYSTPSLNAADARFSVTVPSAKLTLLANFSAYQTATALNYAYLVREFSVNVTGPTLDLAFTPDKSHPSAYAFVNGIEVVSSPDLFGVSTPELVTGDGNNQPFPLDATTSIQTMYRLNVGGQAISPSRDSGGYRSWDDDTPYIYGAGAGVSYQNDDNVTISYPDAVPLYVAPTDVYATARSMGPDPNVNLAYNLTWIMQVDAGFMYLVRLHFCEIQYPITKPNQRVFDIFINNQTAMQGADVIQWASPNGIGSPVYKDYVVNTFGSGAMDFWVALHPDQTNKPQFYNAILNGLELFKLQLANGSLVGLNPVPVVEPLMGAGPAKKKSLVGPVVGGVLAALAVLALGYCCFICKRRRKAAKAAGMSDGHSGWLPLSLYGNSHTSSSAKSHATGSYASSLPSNLCRHFSFAEIKAATKNFDESRILGVGGFGKVYNGEIDGGTTKVAIKRGNPLSEQGIHEFQTEIEMLSKLRHRHLVSLIGYCEEKNEMILVYDYMAHGTLREHLYKTQNAPLSWRQRLEICIGAARGLHYLHTGAKHTIIHRDVKTTNILLDEKWVAKVSDFGLSKTGPSMDHTHVSTVVKGSFGYLDPEYFRRQQLTEKSDVYSFGVVLFEVLCARPALNPTLAKEEVSLAEWALHCQKKGILDQIVDPYLKGKIVPQCFKKFAETAEKCVADNGIERPSMGDVLWNLEFALQMQESAEESGSIGCGMSDEGTPLVMVGKKDPNDPSIDSSTTTTTTTSISMGDQSVASIDSDGLTPSAVFSQIMNPKGR, from the coding sequence ATGAGAGGAGCCCCGAGATGCgcgctcctgctcctcctcctgtcCGCCGCCGCGCTCCTCCCCGCGGCGTTGGCGCAGGGCGGAGGTAGCAACTCGACCGCGCCCGCGCCCGCGGGCACCCCGTTCGTGCCACGCGACGACATCCTGCTCGACTGCGGCGCCACGGGCACGGGCAACGACACGGACGGGCGGCGCTGGGACGGCGACGCGGTGTCCAAGTACGCTCCGGGCAACCTCGGCTCCGCCACCGCGGCCGCGCAGGACCCCTCGGTGCCGCAGACGCCCTACCTCACCGCGCGCCTCTCCTCCGCACCCTTCACCTActccttcccgctcgcccccggcCGCAAGTTCCTCCGCCTCCACTTCTACCCAACCAACTACTCCACCCCCTCCCTCAACGCCGCCGACGCGCGCTTCTCCGTCACcgtcccctccgccaagctcacCCTGCTCGCCAACTTCAGCGCGTACCAGACCGCCACGGCGCTCAACTACGCGTACCTGGTCCGCGAGTTCTCCGTCAACGTCACCGGCCCCACCCTCGACCTCGCCTTCACCCCGGACAAGTCCCACCCGAGCGCCTACGCCTTCGTCAACGGCATCGAGGTGGTCTCCTCCCCGGACCTCTTCGGCGTCTCCACCCCCGAGCTCGTCACGGGGGACGGCAACAACCAGCCCTTCCCGCTCGACGCCACCACCTCAATCCAGACCATGTACCGCCTCAACGTGGGCGGCCAGGCCATCTCCCCCTCCCGGGACTCGGGCGGGTACCGCTCCTGGGACGACGACACGCCCTACATCTACGGGGCCGGCGCCGGCGTCTCCTACCAGAACGACGACAACGTCACCATCTCCTACCCCGACGCCGTGCCGCTCTACGTCGCGCCCACCGACGTCTACGCCACGGCCCGCTCCATGGGGCCCGACCCCAACGTCAACCTCGCGTACAACCTCACCTGGATCATGCAGGTGGACGCCGGGTTCATGTACCTCGTCAGGCTCCACTTCTGCGAGATCCAGTACCCCATCACCAAGCCCAACCAGCGGGTCTTcgacatcttcatcaacaaccagaCCGCCATGCAGGGCGCCGATGTCATCCAGTGGGCGAGTCCCAATGGGATTGGCAGCCCCGTGTACAAGGACTATGTGGTCAACACTTTCGGCTCTGGTGCTATGGATTTCTGGGTGGCGCTCCATCCGGATCAGACCAACAAGCCGCAGTTCTACAATGCCATCCTCAATGGGTTGGAGCTGTTCAAGCTGCAGCTTGCCAACGGGAGCCTCGTGGGGCTCAACCCTGTCCCGGTTGTCGAGCCGTTgatgggtgctggaccggccaagAAGAAGTCGCTGGTCGGGCCTGTTGTCGGCGGGGTGCTTGCAGCTTTGGCCGTGCTTGCGCTTGGGTATTGCTGCTTCATCTGCAAGCGCAGGAGGAAGGCGGCCAAGGCTGCTGGCATGAGTGATGGGCATTCGGGTTGGCTGCCGCTGTCGCTGTATGGCAACTCGCACACTTCAAGCTCGGCCAAGTCGCACGCCACGGGGAGCTACGCTTCGTCTTTGCCATCCAACCTGTGCCGCCATTTCTCTTTCGCGGAGATCAAGGCTGCGACGAAGAACTTTGATGAGTCACGGATCCTTGGTGTCGGTGGCTTCGGCAAAGTTTACAATGGGGAGATTGATGGGGGCACGACCAAGGTGGCTATCAAGCGTGGCAACCCCTTGTCTGAGCAGGGTATACATGAGTTCCAGACTGAGATTGAGATGCTGTCGAAGCTCCGCCACCGTCATCTCGTGTCGCTGATTGGGTACTGcgaggagaagaatgagatgatcCTCGTCTACGACTACATGGCTCATGGAACTCTGCGCGAGCACCTCTACAAGACCCAGAATGCACCGCTCAGCTGGAGGCAGCGTTTGGAGATCTGCATTGGCGCAGCCCGCGGGCTTCACTACCTGCACACCGGCGCAAAGCACACCATTATCCACCGTGATGTCAAGACGACCAACATCCTCCTGGATGAGAAGTGGGTCGCCAAGGTTTCCGATTTTGGGCTGTCCAAGACCGGGCCATCAATGGATCACACACATGTGAGCACAGTTGTCAAGGGCAGTTTCGGTTACCTGGATCCTGAGTACTTCCGCAGGCAGCAGCTCACCGAGAAATCTGATGTCTATTCGTTTGGTGTTGTGCTGTTTGAGGTCCTTTGTGCTCGGCCTGCTTTGAACCCTACTCTTGCAAAGGAAGAAGTTAGCTTGGCAGAATGGGCGCTGCACTGCCAGAAGAAGGGGATCCTCGATCAGATTGTTGATCCCTACCTAAAGGGCAAAATTGTCCCACAGTGCTTCAAGAAGTTTGCCGAGACAGCCGAGAAGTGTGTCGCCGATAATGGCATCGAGCGGCCTTCGATGGGCGATGTGCTTTGGAACTTGGAGTTTGCCCTTCAGATGCAGGAAAGCGCAGAGGAGAGCGGAAGCATTGGCTGTGGGATGTCAGATGAGGGCACTCCCCTCGTGATGGTCGGAAAGAAGGATCCCAACGACCCGTCGATTGATTCAAGCACCACTAcaaccacaaccacctccataagCATGGGTGACCAAAGCGTTGCGAGCATCGACTCTGACGGGCTGACGCCTAGCGCCGTCTTCTCCCAGATCATGAACCCCAAGGGCCGGTGA
- the LOC127294933 gene encoding uncharacterized protein — protein MAPADAGGGVEQPRKAHRVAKSGAKAQKRKGKGKGAAGDDEGGERKNPKAFAFRSATKAKRLQSRSAEIEQRRLHVPIMDRSIGEPPPFVVVVQGPPQVGKSLLIKCLVKHYTKQNLSEVRGPITVVSGKSRRVQFLECPSDINGMIDAAKIADLALLLIDGSYGFEMDTFEFLNIMQVHGFPKVMGVLTHLDQFKDVKKLRKTKQRLKHRFWAEIKEGAKLFYLSGLIHGKYTKREVHNLARFISVIKPIPLSWRMAHPYLLADRFEDVTPPESVRLNRKCDRKITLYGYLRGCNMKRGTKVHITGAGDFSLSGVTSLADPCPLPSAAKKRGLRDKEKLFYAPMSGLGDLLYDKDAVYININDHLVQFSNTDDNDASRKKGKGNDVGVDLVKTLQNTKYSLDEKLDQSFINYFGRRPAAQSEDSVMTGNNSSRQNDQGDKILEQVGGSNISADTLERNEHSYSECSSDSEGDDADDIQPSDHGVDLREKVEFCNGRIRRKAVSANFQDDNDDDDDNDEGSDEDDGYNEDSGDDHLSEGSLSSDGSGEALDSDDQAENTSKWKKSLLARTKRSASLMQLVYGKPSTELDNDNSKEDSSDEEFFVPKGQKKQAQNELPSFDDIDAEDYSKFFKSELRDWSSGDLVESIRDRFVTGDWLKASLRGHEIDENGEGDAEIDGDFEDLETGEVYKSQATENAGKPGVQKEDELKVEELRLKKLALKAKFDSEYDGSDLSGEEVDNDKKKSKRDQSEGGGYFDKLKEEIELRKQMNISELNDLDEDTRVEIEGFRTGTYVRLEVHGVPFELVEHFDPCHPILVGGIGLAEENTGYMQVSLKRHRWHRKVLKTKDPIVVSIGWRRFQTSPVYAIEDRNGRHRMLKYTPEHMHCFAMFWGPLAPPKSGVLAVQSLSSNKVPFRITATGWVQEFNNSARIMKKIKLTGAPCKIFKKTALIKGMFTSELEIARFEGAAIRTVSGIRGQVKKAAKIEPGDVLRRKGESTDGIARCTFEDKVLMSDIVFMRAWVNVEVPTYCNLVTTSLQPRDEMWQGMRTVAELRRANNIPIPHNKDSVYKDIERKVRKFNSIEVPKKLQAILPFTSKPKDRPKSKKPTTDRIPVIMDTDEKKRNAAIQQLKQIKHEKMRKEKIKRGLQKKAHEAQKAKTDLVTKKRQREDRRERYREEDKKQKRARR, from the exons ATGGCTCCGGCGGATGCCGGAGGCGGCGTAGAGCAGCCGCGCAAGGCGCATCGCGTGGCCAAGTCGGGCGCGAAGGCGCAGAAGAGGAAGGGCAAGGGCAAGGGCGCCGCCGGCGACGATGAAGGGGGCGAGAGGAAGAATCCCAAG GCTTTTGCCTTCCGTTCAGCAACAAAGGCGAAGCGCCTACAATCTCGATCAGCGGAGATTGAACAACGCCGTCTTCATGTGCCAATCATGGACCGCTCAATTGGTGAACCACCTCCATTTGTTGTAGTAGTTCAAGGGCCTCCGCAG GTTGGGAAGTCGCTGCTGATAAAATGTCTAGTAAAGCACTACACTAAACAAAACTTGTCAGAAGTCCGTGGTCCCATCACAGTTGTATCAG GTAAAAGCAGGAGGGTACAGTTCTTGGAGTGTCCAAGTGATATCAATGGAATGATTGATGCCGCTAAAATAGCagatcttgcactgctgcttaTCGATGGTAGCTATGGATTTGAAATG GACACATTTGAGTTCCTTAATATCATGCAAGTCCATGGATTCCCCAAGGTGATGGGGGTGCTTACACATCTGGATCAATTTAAAGATGTAAAGAAACTTAGGAAAACTAAGCAACGCCTTAAGCATCGGTTCTGGGCTGAGATAAAGGAGGGAGCAAAACTATTCTACTTGTCTGGTCTCATTCACGGAAA GTACACAAAAAGAGAAGTCCATAATCTTGCAAGATTTATCTCTGTTATTAAGCCCATCCCTTTGAGTTGGAGAATGGCACACCCTTATTTATTAGCAGATAGATTTGAAGATGTAACCCCGCCAGAAAGTGTCCGCTTGAATAGGAAATGTGACAGAAAAATAACGCTATATGGTTACCTTCGTGGATGCAACATGAAAAGAGGGACCAAG GTGCATATCACAGGAGCAGGTGATTTCAGCTTGTCTGGTGTAACAAGTTTGGCCGATCCTTGCCCTTTGCCATCAGCTGCAAAGAAGCGAGGACTACGTGACAAGGAGAAGCTGTTCTATGCACCTATGTCTGGTCTTGGGGATCTCCTGTACGACAAAGACGCAGTGTATATCAACATCAATGATCATCTTGTTCAGTTTTCAAACACTGATGACAACGATGCATCTAGAAAGAAAG GGAAAGGCAATGATGTTGGCGTGGATCTAGTAAAAACTCTTCAGAACACCAAATATTCCCTTGATGAGAAGTTGGATCAAAGTTTTATCAATTACTTTGGCAGACGGCCGGCTGCACAATCCGAAGACAGTGTCATGACAGGCAATAACTCTTCAAGACAGAATGACCAGGGAGACAAGATTTTGGAGCAAGTAGGTGGTAGTAACATCAGTGCTGACACCTTGGAGAGGAATGAACACTCTTATTCTGAGTGCTCTAGTGATAGTGAAGGTGATGATGCTGATGACATTCAGCCAAGTGATCATGGTGTTGACTTGAGAGAAAAAGTGGAGTTTTGCAATGGAAGAATAAGGCGAAAAGCTGTATCAGCTAATTTTCAAGATGacaacgatgatgatgatgataatgatgag GGTTCCGATGAAGATGATGGTTATAATGAAGATTCAGGTGACGACCACCTATCTGAAGGTTCTTTATCATCAGATGGTAGCGGAGAAGCTCTTGATTCAG ATGATCAAGCTGAAAACACTTCGAAGTGGAAAAAATCCTTACTTGCTAGAACCAAACGGAGTGCCAGTCTAATGCAACTTGTATATGGGAAACCTTCAACAGAGCTAGACAATGACAACAGCAAAGAAGATAGCTCGGATGAAGAATTTTTCGTACCGAAAGGACAAAagaag CAAGCACAGAATGAATTACCAAGCTTTGATGATATCGACGCTGAGGATTACTCTAAATTTTTCAAATCGGAACTACGTGATTGGTCTAGTGGAGATCTCGTTGAAAGCATCCGGGACCGTTTTGTGACTGGAGATTGGTTAAAAGCTTCTCTAAGAGGACATGAGATAGATGAAAACGGAGAGGGTGATGCAGAAATCGATGGTGATTTTGAAGATCTGGAAACTGGTGAGGTATACAAGAGCCAGGCCACTGAAAATGCAGGGAAGCCAGGTGTTCAAAAAGAAGATGAACTAAAAGTTGAAGAACTACGACTCAAGAAGCTTGCTCTTAAAGCAAAATTTGATTCAGAATAT GATGGATCGGATCTCTCTGGTGAGGAAGTTGATAATGATAAGAAGAAATCCAAAAGAGACCAGTCTGAAGGAGGGGGCTATTTTGACAAA TTGAAGGAGGAAATTGAGCTACGCAAGCAAATGAACATATCTGAACTCAATGATCTAGATGAAGATACACGAGTAGAAATTGAAGGATTTAGGACTGGTACTTACGTCAGGTTAGAGGTACATGGTGTGCCATTTGAGCTAGTTGAGCATTTTGATCCTTGCCACCCCATCCTTGTTGGAGGTATCGGCCTTGCTGAGGAGAACACTGGATATATGCAG GTTAGCTTGAAGCGCCACAGGTGGCATAGGAAGGTGCTGAAGACAAAAGATCCGATCGTTGTCTCTATTGGTTGGAGACGTTTCCAAACCTCACCTGTTTATGCAATAGAGGATCGTAACGGACGGCACCGTATGCTCAAGTACACACCTGAGCATATGCATTGCTTTGCTATGTTTTGGGGGCCACTTGCTCCACCAAAAAGCGGTGTACTAGCAGTCCAGAGTCTTTCCAGCAATAAG GTACCATTTAGAATAACTGCTACTGGCTGGGTTCAGGAATTCAACAATAGTGCCCGAATTATGAAGAAGATCAAGCTCACAGGCGCACCATGCAAGATATTTAAGAAAACTGCACTTATTAAGGGGATGTTCACATCTGAGTTAGAGATTGCTAGGTTTGAAGGTGCAGCCATTCGGACAGTAAGTGGAATTCGAGGACAAGTTAAAAAG GCAGCAAAGATTGAACCCGGAGATGTCCTAAGGAGAAAAGGAGAAAGTACAGACGGTATTGCGAGGTGCACATTTGAGGACAAAGTTCTTATGAGTGACATTGTCTTCATGCGTGCTTGGGTCAACGTTGAAGTTCCCACCTACTGTAATCTTGTGACCACTTCTCTACAACCCCGAGATGAGATGTGGCAAGGTATGAGAACAGTGGCTGAGCTGCGGAGGGCGAACAACATACCTATTCCACACAACAAGGACTCTGTTTACAAG GATATTGAGCGGAAAGTGCGGAAGTTCAACTCTATAGAGGTCCCTAAAAAACTGCAAGCAATACTTCCTTTTACTTCTAAGCCGAAGGATAGACCTAAGAGTAAGAAGCCAACCACGGATAGGATCCCAGTAATCATGGATACCGACGAGAAGAAGAGGAATGCAGCTATTCAACAGTTGAAGCAAATAAAGCATGAAAAG ATGAGGAAGGAGAAAATTAAGCGTGGGCTGCAGAAGAAAGCGCACGAGGCACAGAAAGCCAAGACCGATCTGGTGACCAAGAAGCGACAGAGGGAAGACAGGCGTGAGCGATACAGGGAAGAAGATAAGAAACAGAAACGTGCCCGAAGATAA